In the genome of Brevinematales bacterium, the window GTTAGATAAACTAATATATAAATTTGATAAAAAAACTAAAAAAATTCCCGAAAGGGATTGACACGGCCGCCGATATATGATATATTATTTCGGTGACCGAGTGGTCATTTTTTTAGAAGCTATTGATGACCGGATGGTCATTGACGAAACTTTAAGGAGGTTTCTATGGTTAAATGGATTCTCATGCTGGCGTTGGTACCGATGACCGCGTTCTCGCTGACCGCGAAGGAAATTATCCAGAAGGTGGACAATAATCAGGTCTACAAGACGGAGAAGTTCGAGGCGGTTATGACTATCCAGAAAGGCTCGCAGAAGCTGACTAAAAAATTCCAGGGCTATACGCAGAGCGAGGGAAAGAAATCGTTCATGGAGTTTACCAACCCCGAGGATAAAGGGGTGAAATACCTCAAGCTCGACAAGGAGTTATGGATTTATTTCCCCGACGCGGACGATACGATGAAAATATCCGGCTACATGCTCCAGAAGGGCATGATGGGCAGCGATATTTCCTACGAGGATATGCTCGAGGAGAACAGTCTCTATAACGATTACGACTCGGTCCTGATCGGGGATACCAATGTGAACGGTGTGCTCTGCTATCATATCACCCTGACCGCGAAAAGCGACAAGGTCA includes:
- a CDS encoding outer membrane lipoprotein-sorting protein, with product MVKWILMLALVPMTAFSLTAKEIIQKVDNNQVYKTEKFEAVMTIQKGSQKLTKKFQGYTQSEGKKSFMEFTNPEDKGVKYLKLDKELWIYFPDADDTMKISGYMLQKGMMGSDISYEDMLEENSLYNDYDSVLIGDTNVNGVLCYHITLTAKSDKVTYAKQDLFIDKDKFIWVESILYAIGDRPIKRMTALKVEKKGGRYVITEMEIVDLRQLNTKTTIGFTKIDFDIALPKDGFSKSKLK